The Elaeis guineensis isolate ETL-2024a chromosome 11, EG11, whole genome shotgun sequence genomic interval CTCAAGAAGAAGGAAATATCAACAGATGGAGATACAGTTGAGCCATCAACAACCAAGCTCAAGGACCTTGAGAGAAAATGTGCTAATCTTGAGTTTGAAATACAACATTTCAAGGATCAAACATGTGATCTTGAGATAAAGCTTCAAAAAAGCCAAGCAGAAATGGAAGAAAAGAACTTAGAGTTAACTGAACTCCACCAAAAACTTGAAAACTTCCATGCTACTGACTTGGGTCTTGACATCATTACTGAAAGAAGGGAAATTGAATCATGGAGCACATCAGAAATGCTAAGAATGTATTCTGAGATGAATAAGCAACTTCATTTTGCTCTCTCTCATGTAAGAAACCTACGTTCTGATGGTAACTCTGATGGAAATACAGAGTATATCTGTGATCCTGATTTTATGGTTTCTATCAGTACAGATATTAGCACTCTGAAGGAGCAGGCAGGGGTTATGACAAATAAGTTGCTTGAGTTGAATGAGCTATTAAGGGGCTGCAAGTCTATATTTCAAAATAGAGACATAGTCGCTGAGCAAGGAGGTGTTGATTCTGCTGAAACACAAGAGCAGCCAAAAGATAACAGTTTGTTGGAACAAGAAATTGAAAACCTGAAGGCAGAAATGCAATCCAGAAGCAACAGTATTAGTGAAGAGTTAGAGGAAAGAAACTCTAAGATGGAGGAGCTCAAGGTTGAGATGTTGTTAAAAGAACAGGAAATTGATATTCTGAAACATTCCAAAAGGGaactagaagatattatttttaatcttcAAAAGATAAAGGTCAGTTGGAAGAAGATTTGGCAATTGCACATGGAGAATGCAGTGTAACCTCTAAATACTTGGAAGATGTGCATCATGATCTAATGGAACTTACTAGCACGATTGATTCTCATATGTCTGCTAATAAGATGCTAGAAAGGAAGTCAATTGAACTTGAAAGTTACAAAAAGGAGCTAGAGTTACATATATCTGAGATGGAACAACAGAATGTACAATTATCAGAACATATATCTGGCTTAGAAGCTCAATTAAGACACTTGACAAATGAGAATGAATTAACAAGGCTAGAACTAGAAGATTCAAGGTCTCTTATAATGGATCTTGAGGATAAAATTGAAAAAAAGGAATCTAAATGGAAACACAAAATGTGGAACTGAAACAAAAACTGCAGGAATCGCAAAAACAGTTGTTTGAAGTGCAAGAGGAATCAGAGGTTTTAAGGAGATCCCATTCTAAATTACAATCAATGGTTGAGAGTCTTATTGAAGAGTGCAGCTCACTGCAGAAGTTAACTGAAGATTTAAGGGGAGAAAAACTAGAGTCGCATGAACGCATTACACATCTGGAGGTTGCATTGGATGAGTCACAGGCAAAGAGTTCTTACTTTCGTAAAAGAGTTGAGTCTTGGAGGTAGAACTTTCCTCGTTGCAAAATGATATTGCTTCAAAAGAGAAATTACTGCTGTCAGAACTGGAAAGTATTTTCCAAGAGCACAAGGAACATGAAGAGGGATTAAGACAGGCACATATcatgttgaataagattcaatcagaaAAGGCAGTTGAAGTGGAGAATCTTGAGAGCGAGTTTGCACACCTCACTGCACTGTTGTCATCAAAACATGATGAACAAGAAAGAGCAGCATTAGATGCAGCACATGAAGTTTCATGCCTGCAATCAGATAAGGCTAAACTGGAATGTAGTCTTCAGGAGGTCAATGAGAAGGTTAAGCTGTATGAGACTGAGGTACAAACTATACGACAAGATTCCAAAAATATGGTTCAAGGGTTAGTTGATTTGCTTAATGCATCCAAACAGAGTGAGGAAATGTTGATGACTGACATCAAGCATATGCAGAGACTATTAGAGGATGCCAAATCTAGTGAAGAGAAATTCAGAAACATGGCAAAGGAACTGAAATTAAAGATTAAAGCTTCTGATTATGAAAAACAACAAACCGTGGAAGAGATTTCTGGGTTAAATGTTCAACTGCAAAAAATAGCTCATCTTCAGGATGAAATCTTGGTTCTTAAAACTTCTCTAGATGAGGCAAAGTTTGAAAGGGGAAAACTAGAAGAGTTACTGCAGTCACTAACTGAAGAATGTGAAGAATTGAAAACAGAGAAAGTTTCTTTAAAGAAGAAAGTTGCAGACATGCAGAAGGCTTTGTATGATGGCGAAGATGATAGATGCAGTAGAATTGCTTTGGAAGAAAAGCTTCTGAGACTGGAAAGCAGTCTGACTGCTCAAGAAGCATCATATGCTTATGAAGATGAATTGAAGAATGAACTTCATGCAGTCAAGAGAACAAACAAAGTGTATCAAAGAAAATACAATCACTTGAGCAGGAAAAAGATGAGTTGATGAGGAAAACACAACTAATTGAGAGGGAACTGATGATGAAAAATGATCATAACCAGGATGACAAAATTTCGATTGAGGTATGCCATCTGAATGTAGAGCTGAAATTTCTTATATTCATTCGAAGCTCAGTTTCCCTAAGAGCTTTTCTTCTGTAATTTTCTGTTCTTAGTTCTTCAAATATAACTGAGTTTTTCATATGTGTACTGACCAAATGGTCCTGATATTTATTACAGAGTGGAATAGAGCGGCATACTAGTAAGCATAATATGGAAAGGCAATCACTAAATTTTCAAAATGGTGACCATCATTTCGATGCTAGGGAACCAAAGACATTGGTACAATCCTTAGCTTCTATTTCATTCTATACGGATAAAAATGAATCACATCAAAAATATTTAGACCACAAATAGAtccttatttttatgtattgTATCCTAGTTTTTAACAAATATTGTTCTCCGTAACCAACAAAACAGTTATTGTTCttaggatcaagtattaagaaaggTGGAAATTTAGGAAAACTATACAGTACAGGCATTATATCTGATTGAAGTCGAACTATTGTTTGGTGTTAGTATTTATACTACAAATGAAACTTCTATGTTtgtgtaaaaatatttttgatctttttttaaaGAAATGGAAATTTGCTCCATTCAAGGATTTGTCTAGCAATATTTGCACATCTTCATTCATAATTTTCTTTCTTGTTGAATTATAGATATCGCAACCTAGTTACTATTTGCAATTCTTGAACTGTTAGCTCTCAGATGAAGTTGAGATAatgttaatgataaaaaaatcataatcaaaCAGGTGTCACTTGTTCTGATCAAGGATCTCTATGCTCCGGATCGGTTGCCGGGCTGCATGGTTCGGTATGTGCCCCTTGTCATTCCATTCTAGGCCTACAACGACTCAGCAAAGAGggcaggggagagggagaaggaaagagaggggaGGGGGAAGGGATAGAGGGGGAGAGGAAGGaagggaaagagagggagaacaCCGATGGAGGCCGGTAGAGCACGTCTGGACACAGTAGATAGGATAGGGGAGGGGAAGaatgggagagaggaagagaaagagagggggaagaaagagggagaggaagagagggtgagaGAAAGGTGGAAAACATTTGGCAGAGGATAACGAGGGTCAAAAAGCCACGTGGATGGGTGGAGGGGCTACGCCTCCGGTGCCACTGTTTCATTCGAAACAGAGGTTCCAGAGGGGGgaccttttttatttttaaaaattttaggtgaAGTCGGCAAATCATTATTGACTTcacttatttttttcaaaataaataaattttgaaaaataaaaagagaccCTCTTTGGGACCTCTGTTTCAAATGAAACAGCGGAATCGAAGACGAAGCCCCCTTGCCCTTCTGCACGGCTTCCCGGGCCTACCCCTCCTCCACTAGTCATTGGccaccctccctctccctctcttcccccatcttttccttcttttcttcttcctctccccctCCAATGATTTCTCAATTTCATTGCTAAAACTATCTCAATCTGCTGCCAATATGGCTCAGTACACTCCCAAATTAATGGTTTGGGATAGTTCCGCCTTCTTTCATTTTGATGATTAATGTTGTCATGCCCTGAACCCCTCATTTGGTTCGGCCACGTAACATGGCTGGATGAACCGTGGAGTGATGTCCACGGCCACATGAAACCTAGAGCGATGCCCCAGAGATCATGCAAGGCGTATAAGATGAACAAAGTTCAATACCACCAAAATGTTTATTGGGTATCAAAAAATAAACCAGCTAACTAATGATTCCATTGCTCAAACTCTACACCCAGTAAGAATCCCTCACACACCAATATAGAGATAGTACATTTAAATAAATGTTAGCAATAAACCATATCAAACTGTAGGTAAAAATCATAAAACCTCATACTGACTATGCAGCACAACTCAAATAAATCCATGTATATACACATAAATGTATATAATCAAATATTTGTCTCACTCAAAGAAAACATATCACGTATATTATCAATTTTAAAACTTTTGTTCAACAGCGATTCATATACTTTATCTTCTATTACTATCCAGATTTCAGATCGGTTATCTTTCCGATTTAGACTATTCACGGTCATGCTTCGGCCCATGACTGGCAAACCATAATCCCACACTTCAGCCTATGGCGCAACCcaaatatctctctctctctctctctctctcaacatgGAGGACTTTGTTTTCCATATTGAAGTTAGCTGTCACTATGCCAATTTCTGTTACAAATTATTTTATATTCTTCTAGCACTCCAGGACATTACCAAAATATATCATCCAAACTTGCTGGTAAACTTTCAGTTCTCATGCCCTTATGTTTTTATCTGAAAACCAATATGATAATTTGTTTTATTCTTCCTGACTGATGGATTTGCTTTCATAGTTTTTCATTTACTGATTGTGTGCTTCACCTGACTGTTTCCTTAAGTGACAAAATTTGAATACAATTCAATGATTGATATCATAATTGTTGCAAATGCTTACTTTCTGTTTCGGGTTATGTTCTCAACTATTTCTGTCTTTGGATTGTAATATTCATTCCTGTGTTTATTAATGAATATTGAATAAGATTTTATCTGCTATTTCTTTCTTTAATTTCAGTGCCTTTTAAGTTTTTATATTGTACTTCAATGAACAAGTAAATTTTGTACTATATATTAAAGACCTTAGAGAAAGCAATGGCAGCAAGATTTCTGCTTGCTTTTGAGAATTATAATGCTATTTGGTCTCTCTCAGATGCAAATAATTATGTTTTGGCTTTCATTCTTTTTGGTGATTTAGGGGGGAAACAAGCTTCAGGATCATATGGGAAGGCCACAAGTCAGCAAAGAAGTTGACCTCGAAGCAAAGGTCCACTTACTAGAAATTAGACTTGCTGATGCTTTGGAAACAAATACTACATATAAGGTGCAACTTCAGAGGTAGGtcaattcatatttatatttgtttCTGTTCCATATAGTCTTTTAAGAAAAGTTGGTTTCATTaaaactttttatgtcaattaacATAAATGATATAATTGATcatatattttagaaataaacttTAAGAGGAAACTCACTGAAAATTGCAAGTCTCAATTAACTATTTTTAGTTATATGCCAAAATGTTCTTTCCGTTTAGTCACTTGGAACAGAATACGTAGTAGCATCACAACAGACTACAGGATTGGCCACAAAACCTTTGCCATTACATATGACAAGAAAATATTACTTTTTGCATGAATCAATCATCAATCCCCATTAGAATTAAGCTAGCTTAGTCTTGAAGCTAATTCCTTGTAGAAAATAAACAAATGTACCACATGTTATCTATCAAGAAAATGCCAtgtaaaaaataaatatgcaaaAAGCCAGCGACATCAGTTAGCTTTCTTACCAAATAAGAAGTCAATCATGCAGATAAAAAAGTTTCATTGAATCCCTGCTTGTAAAATTAATGCCCAAgaatgaaatttgaaatttaactaGACAATAATGACCTTAGCGAGGGTTTCAGCACTACTTGTTGCGACACTTGAAGAGTTGAAGTAAAGGGTCATGGTAGGTCCCCCTATTCTCCTGCCACTTTTAGCTTATGACGATCTTCTAGCGAAAAGACAGAATTTTGAAGCAATTTAATAGGATGATTCTAATGAAAGGATGGTTAAATGAACGAAACTTCTGAATGTTGTAAGTCTTCATAATTAACAGTTGCTAGTTGCTAACCCACAAAATCCATGTTCAGCCAATTCCATTGAGATCCAGCACATATAAAACATGAGGCAGCATGTAACATTCTTCAAACAAAAGTATACACTAGGGTGAAGTTGTCATAGCTGTTTCCAAGGTTTTGTGCTCATATCATTACTAGTTTGGGCACTTGCAATTGCTCCTTGGATTATGCTGCTTTGCTTTCCATAATGAACTGGAATTCCACAAATCCCTGGGAATTACAAAAAGAATATGAAAGTCTTCGGAGTCTAGACTTGTGTATTTACTCTGAGCTTTTATTTTTCTGAATATAGACTGTAGATGTATTGATGCAGTGCAAGATACAACTGGCAACTGGCAAGTACTATGATCGATTGGATAATGCCAAACCTTGTAGGAGCTGGTAGATTCGCAATTGGAGTCTGCAATAATGTATTTTCCATTAGAGTTGGCATTAGTTTTTATCAAATTTTCGTATTTTGTAGTTGAATAATCTTAGGTAGTTAGgtgttttccttttattttttggtCGGATTTCCTTTTTTTACTGTGACTATAAGGCTTGTCAATATAAGGCAGCCCACGTTTAGTTTGTGGCAGACTTTTTTTGATTCAGTAAAGTCCTTGGAATAGAGTTTTCTTCCACATCTTCTCTACTTTGTTCCTTGtgcttcttctctctctaaagcaGATCAGTTAGGCCTATGTCACATGTTGAATAGCcttattttatttcatatatatatatatatatatatatatatatatatatatatatatatgttagatgACCTTACCTTATTGAATATatatagagattttttttcttttcttgttttatAATTGATCCTGTTTGCTCAGCTAATCATGTGTTTCATGCATGGAATTGCATATCAAGTCAAACCACTCGATACGCCCGGTAGCGTATCGATATGTCGAACCATCACATACCAACATAGGCATACTGTACTGTACCACGTACCAATACTATGGTGGGATTTCACCGGTACGAGGTCCGGTACCGAGACGGCAAACCTTGGTTTCATGTATCATACATGGTCCTATTTTGCTATTGGGTTGAAATCAAGGTCTGTCATACCAACCCTATCATATTGTATCAATAAATACTAGTATGATATCAAGGTTCGATTAGATATATGAGCCAAACTAATCAATACCCATCTAAACCGAGCAGAACTGCCTCGTGATACCTAGTTTGGGGCAGTACCGAGGAAGAAGTGTTGGATTCCTATTTCAGTACAAGATGTGTATCATACCATATCAACTATACTATACCAAATTTATAACATAACAACATTGTACTCCATAATAGTTTTGCAAAACATGGTTGAAATGATAAAAGCCATTTTTAATGTGTTAATTGTGTAGATCTGACTAGCCATTAATTAGTGACAAATTGATACAGTGGACCTTTTTGGAGAAAAATCCTAACAAGGTTCGCAATATTATCACCAGATTCTATATTGGTGCCATGTTGGTATAGTCTCAATGCCTGGTATGAGGTTAGTTCAGTGTATTGACACTTAATATATCCCCTATACTATGGTTTATCATACTGGTCAGTATGGTACAATACTGGGCATATCATACTATATCAATACTGAATTTATTTGTAATACCATACATGGTACTCCAAACCTTATCGTGCCATGCTGCATACCAacactgtaataggatggtaccgATATTGGGTCTAGTATCGAGATGGCAAACTGTGCCCTGTACCGAATATCAATTCGATACATATTTCCCATCATGGGGCAGCATGCATTGGAACTATGAGCCTTGCCCCCCAATTTAATAGGCAAAAGGTATGCATTGCATTAAGTTGAAGCTATCTACTTGCCTAGAGCTCTTCTTTTGTAGTATCTCATTGCCACTTGATCCTTCTTGCTTTCTTTTCATTCCTCCTCTCTTATTCTTCTTATATCCATGGTGGATCATAGACCTAATGTCTTAAGTCTAGGTTCCTTTTATAGGGTTTTATTGATTTTTCTCCCAATTAATGCATGGTAATTTTTATcatccctttattttttttaatataaccaTCATAGTAAATTATATATCCACTACATAAAGATACCTATAAAGCAACTAGTGTTCTTCTGTAGTTTATTGTTTAAAGTTGCACTACTACGGAATCATTATGTCAGGatgtttttaaaatttgatacttTAACTATAGAACACTGACATCAATTAGAAAATGTTGAAGACAAATTTCATCTGAATTAATATATGGTCTATGTTTAGATATCGTCACAAGTTTAGTGATCCATCTTTTGGTAAAATAAAGATGCAACCAAGGTTCTGAATCCCATGGGATGGGGGTGTCCTAGTTTCTCCATGGAGCGGATGCCCCATTGTCCCAATTCTCGATGGTAGTCCCGATTGAGAGTCCCATAGGTACCCCTGTCTCTCTcctattcttctttcttttcctttttattcctttctctttctttctttcttttttgttggAATTTGATCGGTTTTGAATGCGATCCATACCCGTTGTTCATCCACATGGGTTGTTGGGATGATGTGAGAGTTGGATCCCACTAGGAATCCAACTTATCATGATAAGAGACCCTAATAAGGATTAGGATGATCCAATTAAGTGTTTAAAATGAGCAGGACTCTTATCCAATTAAGTATTTAAAacaaggtatgctgaaccggtacTGTCGGTCGTTTCGATCGGCCGACGGTACGGTTCAgtatggtttcataccgtaccAAACTGACGATCCGAatcggaagaaaaaaagagagaaatagagagagagaaagaggaagaaaaaaaaagagggaggggaaggagctggCGGGGCCGCCGGACGGCCTTCGACTGGCCGCCATGGCCGTCGGAGGGCGCAGTCCACGCGTGCGGCGCCGTAGGCGTGAAACAAGGGCATCGTCCCTGTatcgtaatttttttaaaaaaacatggttttaaatgaagtcggcaaacgatttgtcggcttcacgatttttatttttttaaaaaaaaattcttaagtcggcaacccagttgcccacttcataagtttaaaataaaaaaaaaaaaaatcgaaacaaaCGTCGTCTGttttgaaaaagaagaagggggcggAGCCCCCGCTTGACCACCCTCAAGCCGTCggcgtcggctcgccggccaTCGGGAGCCTCGCaatgcaggcaccatccgtccggtaggttctccgccccccctccgagcgctctctctctctcttttttgctctcttaAAAGTCCTATCGGGCGATATGGGGCTCGGAAGTCCTCCGACGGCCACAGCCGGCCTCCGACGGCTCTCAccttcctccctcccctcccctctctctctttctcacttttcgttcttttttcttcgataccgccggtgtaccgattttaccggTCGAATCGTGCCGGTCCCCGCCGGTCCGgtacgagatggggtgtaccggccggttcggcacggtatggcaaaccttgattTAAAATGAGCAGGACTCTTAGTGAGTCTCATCTGTAAGTACATGGTATGTACGTTCCGTCTATCATCAATCCATTTTGAGAATACCTACATCCTCTCTATGGCATATCTCTCTAGAGTCACCATCTTAGAACTCAatgatttggcatgtggatatAAAAAGAGACTCTTGTAGCCCCTACATGATCAAGGAGGTTCGAGATTGCTAGTGTTGCACATGCACTTCGAGGAGGCGTCAGAAGATCAATGGAGATTCGTAAAACAAGCATATCACATCTGAGTTGTGAAATACAAACCCATATAGGTAATATTTTCATTGTTTTTTTgcatttcttattcttctttctttgctATCTTCTTTCTTTCCTGCCCTTTCCCTTAACTTCCTTgcattccttttcttttttttcttttcttatcccttcctatgcttctttctttctttccttttcttctctctttccgtTATTCCTTCTTTCCATCCTTTCattccttttcttctcccttcctttctttgtttcattttcttcttctttcctttcatttttttttcttcattttcccttcctttctttctttcctttcttttcttctcttttccctATATGGATTAGTTTTAGAGTCTTGACCCCATCCTGATCTTGCTTTCTCGTAGGAATAGGATAGGACGGCTGGAGCACATTACGAAGGGAGAAGGCAACATCAATATTTTAGCTATGGACTCAAAATCGAGGCCAAGAGGCATAGTTTGTTGTACTGCCCCATACCATCCGATATGGGGCATACTGTACCGTACCAATGTGGTGACTTATACCATACAACACTTAATATATTGTCTCGTACCGTACTGCATTCCaacactataataggatggtattGGTATGGATCCAATATCGAGACCACGAACTTTGCTAGGAGGCACATGATGCATTAGGTAATGACATGAAGATCATCAAGGATCATATATTATTTAAACACATAAATCAATAACACATATATTAGCAACCCAGCAAATtaatgttaaaaaataaaataaactacaTTTATAGGACACAAGGAATAATAACTGAAGATAAGAAGTTCAACATAAATATGCCTACACATGTGTGTACATGCACACAAATATACATACAATTAGAGATTTGCatgtacatgcatgcatacatattcaTATACATAGTTTGAAACAGCGAGCGATATAGATCAATAGAGAGACAATGGGGAGATGGCAGTTGTTTGGCGAGTGAAAACGAAGAAGGAAGATGGAAAGGGAATGGAGGATGTGTGCGTGTGTTTTTGTGTTGTCTATGTGCAGGTGTGATTGATCTGTGTAGGCAATAATTACGTGAAGCATCTTATTATTTTGGGTTGAACATTTTTTAAGTGTAGGTATATAGAACCAACCATGTAATATCCCACTAACACATGATCTAGTATTTGAGATTCTCTACAAGTTGGAATGTAAATATTGGAGCACTTAAACAACACAGCTAAAGCCTGGATATTTTCTTCGTAAATTGACTTGCTGGATAGTTCTTCAAATAGCCAAGAGGAATACTACTTTATTTTCAATATTTCCTTAATAAAATGACAATTTGCTCTTTTTATCTGGTCCTTGAATGAAATATTTCATTTTTGGCAATGTGCATTGCTAGCAATTTATCAAGGCATGATGTTAGAGAGACAAATAGGAGCTTTACTTACAAGGAACTAGAGAAACTTTGTTTTATACTATATTTGTTTTCCAAGAGCTCTCTTCGAATAACAAAAGTACAAATAACTGCATCTGCAtgtgattttcttttattttttaatcattcaCATTAACCAAGTAAACACACAATAGATAAAAAGAACATAGGTTCTATATTTGAATGAACAATCTGTCTGCTAACATTTACCATCATCCTGCATCCTCAAACAATTCCACATGATCAATTGTCAGCCTCAAATTGGGTCTGTTTGAGTATTATCTATCGTTTTATTCTAAAGCACCTATTTCTGATGGATGATAGTAACTATCCTTGACCTAGTCACTTATATTCCCAGAAATGTTGGACGATAACAAGATTCTTTACATACAAATGATGTTTAAAGAAGTTATTTAGCATCATGTCAATCACTGCAATATAATCCACTTTTTATAATATCATGAGTTCATGACCATCAGCATCTTGCTTTATTGTGATAGAGTAACTTTCTGATGTCTCTTACCTCCTTATGCGCTGAGAAAATtactgactttatcaaaataggccTCTATATCGATTTTGTTCATTACACACTATGCTGTCCTTAAATGCAAAACCTTGTATAATTTTTCATGTATATATCCTCTTTTATCTCCAAAATGCATTTTCGACATCCATCTAATGGCTAATATAAGTTGAAAATATATAGCTGAATATTTATTCATCTCCAGTTCATGATGATTGTTGCTAAGGCCTGATATTCATTGTTGACCCAATGCCCAGAACCATATATCTCTCATGTGTAGTCCACCTAGTCAACGACCATTGGAGTCTCCTTAGTATTGGCATGGCTTCGCACCATGGACAATATCTGCCACTTTCTTGAAAGAGgtttttttcctctttccttcTATCTTCCCCACTAACAGCATAGCAATCAGCACTATTGCTTTAATCCACACCTTTATGTTCCTGCAAGCTGCTTCCTGTTTGTTGCAACCATTTGTCACCGCAGTAAAAAAATGCCTTCCATGTTTGTTTTGGCAGCAGACCATCAAATCTCAGCCTTGTTGTTGCTGGTCTATTGTTGTTTGGTTTCATCTTGATTGTGTTACTGCCTCATATGTATTGTTGACCCTTTTCTTGACAACTTAAGCTTTTGGGATACGGTGGTTAGTTTATATAGTAACAGAGTTGGAGGTGACGAGTTCAAAACCCCTCcaatttaatttttctttcacTCACTTGTTTATCATCTTGAGTCTTTCTTCCTCTTGAGTCATTCCCGGTTATTATCTCTGGTCATTCTTgtttcttgactcatttatttcTTCATGCATGCTCTGGCTACATGTGATGCATTTGTTGATATTTTAAGCTTTTGAGTTATAGTGGTTAATTAATATTGTATCCTATCATCCCAGTAGATGGGCTTAAGTTTTATGACGATGTTTATGATGATTGCATGCAGTAATGTGTCATGATTAGCCGGGAATTTAGTATTTAATAGTGGCCATCAATAGAGATATGGGTGAAAGTAATATAGATAATATCCGTCCAGATTCATTTTTGTATCCGGATCCATCCGGATATGGACAAAAATTTGAGGatccgactaatatccatatctattaaagaaaaaagaatatggatatagatatggatagataactatctaatctatatccgaATATATGAATCTATTTGTAATCctgtataattttatatagtacttactaattttttaaaaaaatatgcaaccatataaacatgttatttatttgatttatcatctatttagtaatatctttgattttataatcataaagtttaattattcaacttatatccgtaattatatccatacttacAATATCCGAATTATATCTATATCTGTTTAAgataatatggatatgaattattGCATCCAAACaatatccatatccgtatttGTATGCATTAGACAAAACAAATATTGATATGGATATACTAGTATCCTATCCGTATTCGATTTGATTTCAGCCCTAAATAGGGCTAATTGCTTGGTGCAATAGTAAAAGGCTTGGGCTGACAAGAGACTTGGCAGGTGTGAAAGTTCTGGGTCA includes:
- the LOC105034538 gene encoding LOW QUALITY PROTEIN: uncharacterized protein (The sequence of the model RefSeq protein was modified relative to this genomic sequence to represent the inferred CDS: inserted 6 bases in 6 codons), whose translation is MFKLHRHKFDRLDDRVEFTFSNFEAFQVPRGWEKLFLSIISVETGKAIAKSSKTTVRGGTCQWAETLSESILVSQDDASKELEECQFKIVVSMGSARSGILGEVVLNLSDYLSSRDSGPLSLSLNKCNYGTILQLRIQCATIKSKSRDGNSWGETSCLQDLNTNNDDMDNKLDESDNMFDRSVGSSSSNHSGTTYPNELGNMDRSFSASGSHRSSDSGDSFIGRTIFSPKNNLNGGAYMGRQDSTDPHVSSTYSARAGDDISKSNQSSFNSRVSGCSNTNLWQESATQTSINGLAALSLRPSDSAKDLLETAEETIEELRDEAKMWERHAQKLKLDVGVLKKECSEKSKHQADLEMXLSSAYTERDSLRQEVEQLKSSLEELMSKKTNSDTGSAKIESVLRVQKELEDELKFLKESNAGLTLQLKKMQESNIELVSILQELEEISEKQRLEIENLSQQNHVSELDGDLRSLSLSDTDTEWRRKLSLKEEEIIKLEEKLSDMMNAQHSEMVSGECHSXLIREIEVLKAKVQELEKDCAELTDENLELIFKVKELSKDIKEGKGSPGPNSSESEIDLLKSDIHQLEEELKKKEISTDGDTVEPSTTKLKDLERKCANLEFEIQHFKDQTCDLEIKLQKSQAEMEEKNLELTELHQKLENFHATDLGLDIITERREIESWSTSEMLRMYSEMNKQLHFALSHVRNLRSDGNSDGNTEYICDPDFMVSISTDISTLKEQAGVMTNKLLELNELLRGCKSIFQNRDIVAEQGGVDSAETQEQPKDNSLLEQEIENLKAEMQSRSNSISEELEERNSKMEELKVEMLLKEQEIDILKHSKRELEDIIFNLXKDKGQLEEDLAIAHGECSVTSKYLEDVHHDLMELTSTIDSHMSANKMLERKSIELESYKKELELHISEMEQQNVQLSEHISGLEAQLRHLTNENELTRLELEDSRSLIMDLEDKIEKKESXMETQNVELKQKLQESQKQLFEVQEESEVLRRSHSKLQSMVESLIEECSSLQKLTEDLRGEKLESHERITHLEVALDESQAKSSYFRKRVEXLEVELSSLQNDIASKEKLLLSELESIFQEHKEHEEGLRQAHIMLNKIQSEKAVEVENLESEFAHLTALLSSKHDEQERAALDAAHEVSCLQSDKAKLECSLQEVNEKVKLYETEVQTIRQDSKNMVQGLVDLLNASKQSEEMLMTDIKHMQRLLEDAKSSEEKFRNMAKELKLKIKASDYEKQQTVEEISGLNVQLQKIAHLQDEILVLKTSLDEAKFERGKLEELLQSLTEECEELKTEKVSLKKKVADMQKALYDGEDDRCSRIALEEKLLRLESSLTAQEASYAYEDELKNELHAVKRTNKVYQRKXQSLEQEKDELMRKTQLIERELMMKNDHNQDDKISIESGIERHTSKHNMERQSLNFQNGDHHFDAREPKTLGGNKLQDHMGRPQVSKEVDLEAKVHLLEIRLADALETNTTYKVQLQRFMDEEKNQTEIFNEMPRNNDATISDNGKISSLEAELKDIRERFLQMSLQYAEVEAEREELVMKLNSTKKEKRWFL